Proteins encoded in a region of the Leifsonia sp. PS1209 genome:
- a CDS encoding amino acid permease produces MTDSGPSIARARGATPDAPPGATHGHLGVAGGTALYVAAVLGTGILVLPALAASVAGPGSIIAVAALAVISIPLAATFAALARRHPDAGGVATFARRAFGPTAARVISYWFFFGTPIGAPIAALMTARYVVAVIGGDALTTVLIAIGLMVIPVIVTAFGVRFAGWLQLVLSAALVAVLVFVLAAAVPHSDPANLQPLLPHGWEGVGLAMSLYIWAFAGWEAVAGIGGEFRNPRRDIPRATALALVIVSAAYLAIQTVTVLVLGDAASTSAVPLLDLVTVSSGPGGGVVVAVIAAIVVTGVFNAYLAAFSKLGAAMGRDGDLPRWFGRGAENGGIARRGLLLSAVIMAAYSALVLASGDLQPFILVHTSIAAAVYALGVASALVLLPRWSLGWWMSLASCVFAAGLLLLAGWHLVFPLVLAVAALLIRPRRGSGSARGRSA; encoded by the coding sequence ATGACGGACAGCGGGCCATCGATCGCGCGCGCCCGCGGCGCGACACCGGACGCACCGCCTGGCGCCACACACGGGCATCTCGGCGTCGCAGGGGGCACCGCCCTCTACGTCGCCGCCGTGCTCGGCACGGGCATCCTGGTGCTGCCGGCGCTCGCCGCGTCGGTCGCCGGCCCTGGCTCGATCATCGCCGTCGCGGCGCTCGCCGTCATCTCCATCCCGCTGGCTGCGACGTTCGCCGCTCTCGCCAGGCGGCATCCGGATGCGGGTGGTGTCGCCACGTTCGCCCGCCGCGCGTTCGGGCCGACCGCCGCCCGCGTCATCAGCTACTGGTTCTTCTTCGGCACGCCGATCGGTGCGCCCATCGCGGCGCTGATGACGGCTCGATACGTGGTCGCCGTGATCGGCGGGGATGCGCTCACCACCGTGCTGATCGCCATCGGACTGATGGTGATCCCGGTGATCGTCACGGCGTTCGGCGTGCGCTTCGCCGGCTGGTTGCAGCTCGTCCTGTCCGCTGCCCTGGTGGCCGTGCTCGTGTTCGTGCTCGCCGCCGCCGTCCCGCACTCCGATCCCGCCAACCTGCAGCCGCTGCTCCCGCACGGCTGGGAGGGCGTCGGGCTCGCGATGAGCCTCTACATCTGGGCGTTCGCCGGGTGGGAGGCCGTGGCGGGGATCGGCGGCGAGTTCCGCAACCCGCGGCGGGACATCCCGCGGGCGACCGCGCTGGCGCTGGTGATCGTGTCCGCGGCGTACCTGGCCATCCAGACGGTGACGGTGCTCGTGCTCGGCGACGCGGCATCGACGAGTGCCGTGCCTCTTCTCGACCTCGTGACGGTGTCGTCCGGCCCGGGCGGCGGGGTGGTGGTGGCCGTGATCGCCGCCATCGTGGTCACCGGGGTGTTCAACGCCTACCTCGCCGCGTTCAGCAAGCTGGGCGCCGCGATGGGCAGAGACGGCGACCTGCCGCGCTGGTTCGGCAGGGGAGCCGAGAACGGCGGGATCGCCCGGCGCGGCCTGCTCCTGTCCGCGGTGATCATGGCCGCGTACTCCGCACTGGTCCTCGCGAGCGGCGACCTGCAGCCGTTCATCCTGGTGCACACCAGCATCGCGGCGGCCGTGTATGCGCTCGGCGTCGCGTCGGCGCTCGTGCTGCTGCCGCGCTGGTCGCTGGGCTGGTGGATGTCCCTCGCCTCCTGCGTCTTCGCCGCCGGTCTCCTCCTGCTCGCCGGCTGGCACCTCGTCTTCCCGCTCGTCCTCGCGGTCGCCGCCCTCCTCATCCGCCCCCGTCGCGGGAGCGGGAGCGCGCGTGGGCGGAGCGCATAA
- the soxR gene encoding redox-sensitive transcriptional activator SoxR has product MTPSEPILSVGDIASRSGVAVSALHFYERQGLISSERTAGNQRRYRRDVLRRVAFIRVSQRVGVPLAEIRLALDSLPEGRTPTKKDWARLSRLWRDALDERIRDLEHLRDDLTGCMGCGCLSLRTCALQNPSDELGGSGPGPRRWLDGATEED; this is encoded by the coding sequence ATGACTCCTTCCGAACCGATCCTCAGCGTCGGCGACATCGCTTCCCGCAGCGGCGTCGCCGTCTCCGCCCTGCACTTCTACGAGCGGCAGGGACTGATCAGCAGCGAGCGGACGGCGGGCAACCAGCGCCGCTACCGGCGCGATGTCCTGCGGAGGGTGGCGTTCATCCGGGTGTCGCAGCGGGTGGGCGTGCCGCTCGCCGAGATCCGCCTCGCGCTCGACTCGCTGCCGGAGGGCAGGACGCCGACGAAGAAGGACTGGGCACGACTCTCCCGGCTGTGGCGGGATGCGCTCGACGAACGGATCAGAGACCTGGAGCATCTGCGCGACGACCTCACCGGGTGCATGGGATGCGGGTGCCTCAGCCTGCGCACCTGCGCGCTGCAGAACCCGTCGGACGAACTCGGCGGCAGCGGGCCTGGGCCGCGGAGGTGGCTGGACGGCGCGACGGAGGAGGACTGA
- a CDS encoding helix-turn-helix domain-containing protein, producing the protein MAARDYGQYSGFSQALELVGERWAMLIVRDLLVGPRRYGELAAGLPRIPSNILAARLKELQAAGVLHRVPHSRVIVYELTPYGRELEPVVLALGAWGFKTLSEPREEQIITPDSMTMDLRTAFRPQVAAALPTTAYGARFGEAELHIRVDGTTLDVTRGDGPVDLAFSTGPDIRRLISGELAPERAIETGVVEVLRGRGDLLDRFASTFHLAA; encoded by the coding sequence ATGGCAGCACGCGACTACGGGCAGTACTCCGGCTTCTCGCAGGCCCTCGAGCTGGTGGGGGAGCGGTGGGCGATGCTCATCGTCCGCGACCTGCTCGTGGGGCCGCGCCGGTATGGGGAGCTCGCGGCCGGGCTTCCGCGCATCCCGAGCAACATCCTGGCTGCGCGGCTGAAGGAGCTGCAGGCTGCCGGGGTGCTGCACCGTGTTCCGCACTCTCGCGTGATCGTCTACGAGCTGACGCCGTACGGCCGGGAGCTCGAACCGGTGGTGCTCGCGCTCGGCGCGTGGGGGTTCAAGACCCTGAGCGAGCCGAGGGAGGAGCAGATCATCACGCCGGACTCGATGACGATGGATCTGCGCACCGCGTTCCGCCCGCAGGTCGCCGCCGCCCTGCCGACCACGGCGTACGGTGCGCGGTTCGGGGAGGCCGAGCTGCACATCCGGGTGGACGGCACGACGCTGGATGTGACGCGCGGCGACGGACCGGTCGACCTCGCCTTCTCCACTGGCCCGGACATCCGGAGGCTGATCTCCGGCGAACTCGCCCCGGAACGGGCGATCGAGACGGGCGTGGTGGAGGTGCTGCGGGGGCGCGGAGACCTGCTCGACCGCTTCGCGAGCACCTTCCACCTGGCCGCCTGA
- a CDS encoding shikimate dehydrogenase, with amino-acid sequence MSVVGESYLVGLIGDGVLPSLTPPMHEAEGDAHGIRYFYRPLDLAVLGRRADEVGAIIAEGRALGFSAFNVTHPCKREVLSALDEVDPVAAAVGAANTVLIVDGKLVGHNTDVTGFESALADGLPGADLGSVVLIGAGGAGGAVAHALLGAGVGRLAIVDVVPASAARLAADTAAAFPAARVSSATPADLATLLADADGLVNASFVGMHSHPGIPVDATLLHPGLWVADIVYRPVVTEFVAAARAAGCRVLDGGQMAVGQAADAFRLITGREPDRARMHAQFLDLVALGR; translated from the coding sequence ATGAGCGTGGTAGGCGAGTCGTATCTCGTGGGGTTGATCGGCGACGGCGTACTCCCGTCGCTCACCCCGCCCATGCACGAAGCGGAGGGGGACGCACACGGGATCCGCTACTTCTACCGCCCGCTCGACCTGGCCGTCCTGGGCAGGCGCGCCGATGAGGTCGGAGCGATCATCGCGGAGGGAAGGGCGCTCGGCTTCTCCGCCTTCAACGTCACCCACCCGTGCAAGCGCGAGGTGCTCTCCGCCCTGGATGAGGTCGATCCGGTGGCCGCAGCGGTGGGCGCAGCGAACACGGTGCTCATCGTCGACGGGAAGCTGGTCGGCCACAACACGGACGTCACCGGGTTCGAGTCGGCGCTCGCCGACGGCCTGCCGGGAGCAGACCTCGGCTCGGTCGTGCTGATCGGCGCGGGAGGTGCAGGCGGGGCGGTCGCCCACGCGCTGCTCGGCGCCGGGGTCGGGCGTCTCGCTATCGTGGACGTCGTCCCCGCCTCCGCGGCCAGGCTCGCCGCGGACACCGCCGCCGCCTTCCCTGCGGCACGGGTCTCCTCCGCGACCCCCGCCGACCTTGCGACCCTCCTCGCCGACGCGGACGGTCTCGTCAACGCGAGCTTCGTCGGCATGCACTCGCATCCGGGCATCCCGGTGGACGCGACGCTCCTGCATCCCGGTCTCTGGGTGGCGGACATCGTCTACCGGCCCGTGGTCACCGAATTCGTCGCCGCCGCACGCGCAGCGGGGTGCCGCGTGCTCGACGGCGGGCAGATGGCCGTCGGACAGGCGGCGGACGCGTTCCGCCTCATCACCGGCCGTGAGCCGGACAGGGCCAGGATGCACGCCCAGTTCCTCGACCTCGTGGCGCTGGGCCGCTGA
- a CDS encoding MFS transporter, with protein MTTTAPPPGTSPSKTPRRAAVASFLGSAVEYYDFFIFGTAAALIFPHVFFPDADTNAQVMSFATFGFAYIARPIGAIFLGHFGDRIGRQKVLVFTLVLMGMSTFIIGCLPTFSAIGWFAPVFLVLCRLMQGLSAAGEQAGASSMTLEHAPENRRAFFTSWTLTGTQGGQILAALAFIPILAAPDEFTYSIGWRIPFWLSALVVVIAFVVRRSLPESPEFESAKSKGELAKLPVADLLRDHWRDVLRVVLCATIAAVSTVFGSLAIAYGISVGVDKELTLWLVVAANAVAIATQPLFGMLADRIGRKPVFVYGALASAVLMPFYLVSMSQPNMLIVFALSVATFSCGYAASNAVWPAFYNEMFSRRVRFSGVAIGTQLGFLAAGFTPSIVTALGGTGENGWVVISLFTAGIAVLASVAALTARETAHVPTDRLGLDGASRAVEVPEPVAVR; from the coding sequence ATGACGACAACCGCCCCTCCCCCCGGCACCTCCCCCAGCAAGACGCCGCGGCGTGCGGCCGTGGCCAGCTTCCTCGGCTCCGCGGTGGAGTATTACGACTTCTTCATCTTCGGAACGGCGGCGGCGCTGATCTTCCCGCACGTCTTCTTCCCGGACGCCGACACGAACGCGCAGGTGATGTCGTTCGCGACGTTCGGGTTCGCGTACATCGCGCGCCCCATCGGCGCCATCTTCCTCGGCCACTTCGGCGACAGGATCGGGCGACAGAAGGTGCTCGTGTTCACCCTCGTCCTGATGGGCATGTCGACGTTCATCATCGGCTGCCTGCCGACCTTCTCTGCCATCGGCTGGTTCGCCCCGGTGTTCCTGGTGCTCTGCCGGCTGATGCAGGGCCTCTCCGCCGCCGGCGAGCAGGCGGGCGCCAGCTCGATGACGCTCGAGCACGCACCGGAGAACCGCAGGGCGTTCTTCACGTCCTGGACGCTCACCGGCACCCAGGGCGGCCAGATTTTGGCAGCGCTCGCGTTCATCCCGATCCTGGCCGCGCCGGACGAGTTCACGTACTCGATCGGCTGGCGCATCCCGTTCTGGCTGTCGGCGCTCGTGGTCGTGATCGCCTTCGTGGTGCGCCGCTCGCTGCCGGAGTCCCCGGAGTTCGAGAGCGCGAAGAGCAAGGGCGAACTCGCCAAGCTTCCCGTGGCCGACCTGCTGCGCGACCACTGGCGGGATGTGCTCCGTGTCGTGCTCTGCGCGACCATCGCCGCCGTGTCGACCGTGTTCGGCAGCCTGGCCATCGCATACGGGATCAGCGTCGGCGTCGACAAGGAACTCACGCTCTGGCTCGTCGTCGCGGCCAACGCGGTCGCGATCGCGACCCAGCCGCTGTTCGGGATGCTCGCCGACCGCATCGGCCGCAAGCCCGTGTTCGTCTACGGAGCGCTGGCGAGCGCCGTGCTCATGCCGTTCTATCTCGTTTCGATGTCGCAGCCGAACATGCTCATCGTCTTCGCGCTCTCCGTGGCGACGTTCTCCTGTGGGTACGCGGCGTCGAACGCGGTCTGGCCGGCGTTCTACAACGAGATGTTCTCGCGCCGCGTCCGGTTCTCCGGCGTCGCCATCGGCACCCAGCTCGGCTTCCTGGCAGCCGGGTTCACCCCGAGCATCGTCACCGCACTCGGCGGCACCGGCGAGAACGGCTGGGTGGTCATCTCGCTCTTCACGGCGGGCATCGCCGTGCTGGCCTCCGTCGCGGCGCTCACGGCGCGCGAGACGGCGCACGTGCCGACCGACCGGCTGGGGCTGGATGGCGCATCCCGTGCCGTCGAAGTGCCGGAGCCCGTCGCGGTGCGCTGA
- a CDS encoding AraC family transcriptional regulator: MSETFHDSTVTRDVDTAEAKLQATYASIVLGTDPHTNGLRYAEEVHGENRFVVARHLFDGDVECAAELPFFTVASVVGSYLWRTGGEEGDLSQGPAIFQPGRRLDASVSHADVSAVSITLESLAATAAAQFGDGVTMRFDSALPVTRALGEHWLAVARLARQTALTEAFENDLVRASIYRQLAIATIEAFPLTGDHQARRTTVASRAVAFKRAVSYIDDHASLPITVDDIATAAGTTVPELDRAFDMHLPYTADQYLHSVRLSAAHRDLREGKTDVHGGVAAVAARWGFVDVDAFEAHYRFRFGTSPEQTLGC; this comes from the coding sequence GTGTCTGAGACGTTTCACGACTCCACTGTCACGCGCGACGTCGACACGGCCGAGGCGAAACTGCAGGCCACGTACGCCTCCATCGTGCTCGGCACGGACCCGCACACCAACGGCCTCCGGTACGCCGAGGAGGTGCACGGCGAGAATCGTTTCGTCGTCGCCCGCCACCTGTTCGACGGCGACGTGGAGTGCGCGGCCGAGCTGCCGTTCTTCACGGTCGCGTCGGTCGTCGGCAGCTACCTCTGGCGGACGGGTGGTGAGGAGGGCGACCTCAGTCAGGGCCCCGCGATCTTCCAGCCCGGCCGGCGGCTCGACGCCTCGGTCTCCCACGCGGACGTGAGCGCGGTGAGCATCACCCTCGAGAGCCTGGCCGCGACGGCCGCAGCGCAGTTCGGCGACGGAGTGACCATGCGCTTCGATTCGGCGCTCCCCGTCACCAGGGCGCTGGGCGAGCACTGGCTCGCGGTGGCGCGACTGGCCAGGCAGACCGCGCTCACGGAGGCGTTCGAGAACGACCTGGTCCGCGCATCCATCTATCGCCAGCTGGCCATCGCGACCATCGAGGCGTTCCCACTGACCGGCGATCACCAGGCGCGGCGCACGACCGTCGCATCCCGGGCTGTCGCCTTCAAGAGGGCCGTCAGCTACATCGACGACCACGCGTCGCTGCCCATCACCGTCGACGACATCGCCACCGCGGCGGGCACCACCGTGCCCGAACTCGACAGGGCGTTCGACATGCACCTGCCGTACACCGCAGACCAGTACCTGCACAGCGTGCGGCTCTCCGCCGCCCACCGCGACCTGCGCGAGGGGAAGACCGACGTGCACGGCGGGGTGGCTGCGGTGGCGGCGCGATGGGGGTTCGTCGATGTCGACGCCTTCGAGGCGCACTACCGCTTCCGGTTCGGCACGAGTCCGGAGCAGACGCTCGGCTGCTGA
- a CDS encoding MFS transporter — MTTDDRERTSTPLQQGAAVADLPPPGGVLSARYRWVSIGMCALIMLAAFEALAVTTIMPTVSRELDGASLYAFAFAGPLAVSVVGMVLAGAWCDRGSPRNALFASVGMFVAGLLVVGTAQNMGVFVAGRLIHGFGGGALTVALYVIVARVYPPNLHAKIFAGFAAAWVIPSLVGPLIAGALAESVGWRWVFLGVVGLAVLAMLMVVPAMRGVHRPDEGEERPPLDLRRIGWAVLVAVAVLALNLTAEARGPVQWIAPVFAVAVAIVAIRPLLPPRALRAARGLPSVILVRALVAATFFAAEVYVPLLLVTEFGLTAALSGLALTAAGVSWAAASWVQGRFPAIGNRLAARLGSIGLSVAIASLLLTALLHLSPVVVVVGWAFAGAGMGILYPRLGVLTLEYSTTENQGFNSSALSIADAIGSAISLAATAIVFAALSGLGGAWPFVGAFAFTGILCLASWVAGPRILVSRR, encoded by the coding sequence ATGACCACTGACGACCGCGAACGCACAAGCACGCCCCTGCAGCAGGGAGCCGCGGTCGCCGACCTCCCGCCACCCGGCGGTGTCCTGAGCGCCCGCTATCGCTGGGTCAGCATCGGGATGTGCGCGCTCATCATGCTCGCGGCGTTCGAGGCGCTCGCGGTCACCACGATCATGCCGACTGTGAGCCGCGAACTCGACGGCGCGAGCCTCTACGCGTTCGCCTTCGCCGGACCGCTCGCCGTGAGCGTCGTCGGCATGGTGCTCGCCGGGGCGTGGTGCGACAGGGGAAGTCCCCGCAACGCGCTGTTCGCCTCGGTCGGGATGTTCGTGGCCGGGCTGCTCGTGGTGGGCACCGCCCAGAACATGGGCGTCTTCGTCGCCGGCCGGCTCATCCACGGGTTCGGCGGCGGCGCACTGACGGTGGCGCTGTACGTGATCGTCGCGCGGGTGTACCCGCCGAACCTGCACGCCAAGATCTTCGCCGGGTTCGCGGCGGCCTGGGTGATCCCGTCGCTCGTCGGTCCGCTGATCGCGGGAGCGCTCGCGGAGTCGGTCGGCTGGCGCTGGGTGTTCCTCGGCGTCGTGGGGCTGGCCGTGCTCGCCATGCTGATGGTCGTGCCCGCCATGCGCGGTGTGCACCGGCCGGACGAGGGGGAGGAGCGCCCGCCGCTCGACCTGCGACGCATCGGCTGGGCGGTGCTGGTCGCCGTCGCGGTGCTCGCGCTCAACCTGACCGCGGAGGCCCGCGGACCCGTGCAGTGGATCGCACCCGTCTTCGCGGTCGCTGTCGCGATCGTCGCCATCCGGCCGCTGCTGCCGCCGCGCGCCCTGCGCGCCGCCCGGGGGCTGCCGAGCGTGATCCTCGTGCGTGCCCTCGTCGCCGCGACGTTCTTCGCTGCCGAGGTCTACGTGCCGCTGCTGCTGGTGACCGAGTTCGGCCTCACCGCGGCCCTGTCCGGCCTCGCGCTGACGGCGGCCGGGGTGAGCTGGGCGGCGGCGTCGTGGGTGCAGGGCCGGTTCCCCGCCATCGGCAACCGGCTGGCGGCCCGCCTCGGCTCGATCGGGCTGAGCGTCGCGATCGCCTCGCTATTGCTGACCGCGCTGCTGCACCTGTCCCCGGTGGTCGTGGTGGTCGGCTGGGCGTTCGCCGGTGCCGGCATGGGGATCCTCTACCCGCGCCTCGGCGTGCTGACGCTCGAGTACTCCACCACGGAGAACCAGGGCTTCAACAGTTCTGCGCTCTCCATCGCGGACGCGATCGGCTCCGCCATCTCGCTCGCCGCGACCGCGATCGTGTTCGCCGCGCTCTCCGGGCTGGGCGGCGCGTGGCCGTTCGTCGGGGCGTTCGCCTTCACGGGCATCCTGTGCCTGGCGTCGTGGGTCGCCGGGCCGCGCATCCTGGTGTCGCGCCGCTGA
- a CDS encoding DUF5684 domain-containing protein, whose product MFPIALAADGLIATETTAYNPVPSIIGGLIGYILVVIALWPVFTKAGKPGWGALIPIYNTYLLVKIGGFHGALVILYFIPIVNIIVAIIVALGVGRAFGKGAAFSIFLLWLFAIIGYFIVGYGSSQYVGPGGRREAITA is encoded by the coding sequence ATGTTCCCCATCGCCCTGGCCGCCGACGGCCTGATCGCCACCGAGACCACCGCATACAACCCGGTGCCGTCCATCATCGGCGGCCTCATCGGATACATCCTTGTCGTCATCGCCCTGTGGCCCGTCTTCACCAAGGCGGGCAAGCCGGGCTGGGGCGCGCTCATCCCGATCTACAACACCTACCTGCTGGTGAAGATCGGTGGATTCCACGGTGCGCTGGTGATCCTGTACTTCATCCCGATCGTCAACATCATCGTCGCGATCATCGTCGCGCTCGGCGTCGGCCGCGCGTTCGGCAAGGGGGCCGCCTTCAGCATCTTCCTGCTCTGGCTGTTCGCGATCATCGGCTACTTCATCGTCGGCTACGGCAGCTCGCAGTACGTCGGCCCCGGCGGGCGTCGCGAGGCGATCACCGCGTAG
- a CDS encoding LacI family DNA-binding transcriptional regulator, whose product MTHDDAASRAASMRDVARVAGVSHQTVSRVLNGHPSIRDSTRERVVRAMDELHYRPNRAARALVTARSNTIGVLAASAAALYGPVSSMGAIQSAGREAGYYVAVAQLADLTEESIADGIDHLLAQAVEGIVVIAPQERVLDLIASTGLDVPYVTMQAGDQYAERELSVDQLAGARAATRHLIDLGHRRIVHISGPLGWIEAQARLRGYQDELRASGLDVLPPIRGDWTAQSGYAAGEELLADPAITGAFASNDQLALGIMHVARDQGRDIPGDLSVVGFDDIPEAAHFCPPLTTVRQDFAELGRRCVARLVAEIESTAEPHPGNVQPALIVRASTAPPR is encoded by the coding sequence ATGACGCACGACGACGCTGCGAGCCGGGCCGCCAGCATGCGCGATGTCGCGCGGGTGGCGGGGGTCTCGCACCAGACGGTGTCACGCGTCCTGAACGGGCACCCGAGCATCCGGGACTCGACGCGCGAGCGGGTCGTGCGGGCGATGGACGAACTGCACTACCGGCCCAACCGCGCCGCACGGGCGCTCGTCACCGCCCGGTCGAACACGATCGGCGTGCTCGCCGCCTCCGCCGCCGCGCTCTACGGGCCGGTGTCGAGCATGGGCGCGATCCAGTCCGCCGGGCGCGAGGCCGGGTACTACGTGGCGGTCGCCCAGCTCGCCGACCTCACCGAGGAGAGCATCGCCGACGGGATCGACCACCTGCTCGCGCAGGCCGTTGAGGGCATCGTCGTGATCGCGCCGCAGGAGCGGGTGCTCGACCTCATCGCCTCCACCGGGCTGGATGTGCCGTACGTGACCATGCAGGCGGGCGACCAGTATGCGGAGAGAGAACTCTCCGTCGACCAGCTCGCCGGGGCCCGCGCTGCAACCCGCCACCTGATCGACCTCGGACATCGCCGGATCGTGCACATCTCCGGGCCGCTCGGCTGGATCGAGGCGCAGGCCAGGCTGCGCGGCTACCAGGACGAGCTTCGCGCATCCGGCCTCGACGTGCTACCCCCGATCCGCGGCGACTGGACGGCGCAGTCCGGCTACGCGGCAGGAGAGGAGCTGCTCGCCGACCCGGCCATCACGGGCGCGTTCGCCTCCAACGACCAGCTGGCGCTCGGCATCATGCACGTCGCCCGCGACCAGGGCAGAGACATCCCGGGCGACCTGAGCGTGGTCGGCTTCGACGACATCCCGGAGGCCGCCCACTTCTGCCCTCCGCTCACGACGGTCAGGCAGGATTTCGCCGAGCTCGGCCGCCGCTGCGTCGCCCGGCTGGTGGCCGAGATCGAGTCGACCGCCGAGCCCCACCCCGGCAACGTGCAGCCCGCGCTGATCGTGCGCGCGTCCACGGCGCCGCCGCGCTGA